The proteins below are encoded in one region of Serratia symbiotica:
- the rsfS gene encoding ribosome silencing factor: MQGKALQDFVIDKIDDLKGQDIVVLNVQGKSSITDCMIICTGTSTHHVMSIADHLVQQSRAAGIALHGMKGQEASDWVVVDLGEVIVHVMQEESRHLYELEKLWS, translated from the coding sequence TTGCAAGGTAAAGCGCTCCAAGATTTCGTCATCGATAAAATCGATGACCTGAAAGGCCAAGACATTGTTGTTCTAAATGTACAGGGCAAATCCAGCATCACCGACTGCATGATCATCTGCACCGGCACCTCCACCCATCACGTGATGTCAATCGCCGACCACCTGGTGCAACAATCCCGCGCTGCTGGTATAGCACTGCATGGTATGAAAGGCCAGGAAGCTTCCGACTGGGTGGTGGTCGATCTGGGTGAGGTGATTGTGCATGTGATGCAGGAAGAGAGCCGCCACCTGTACGAGTTGGAAAAACTCTGGAGCTAA
- the rlmH gene encoding 23S rRNA (pseudouridine(1915)-N(3))-methyltransferase RlmH, translated as MKLQLVAVGTKMPDWVQTGFIDYLHRFPKDMPFELSEIPAGKRGKNADIKRILEKEGEQMLAAVGKGNRIVTLDIPGTAWETPQLAQQLERWKQDGRNVSLLIGGPEGLAPACKAAAEQSWSLSPLTLPHPLVRVLVAESLYRAWSITTNHPYHRE; from the coding sequence GTGAAACTGCAACTGGTGGCAGTCGGCACCAAAATGCCAGACTGGGTGCAAACCGGCTTTATCGATTATCTGCATCGCTTTCCCAAGGATATGCCATTCGAGCTGAGTGAAATCCCGGCCGGCAAGCGCGGCAAGAACGCTGACATCAAACGTATTCTGGAAAAAGAAGGCGAACAGATGCTGGCGGCAGTGGGTAAAGGCAATCGCATTGTCACGCTGGATATCCCCGGCACAGCATGGGAAACGCCGCAACTGGCGCAGCAGCTTGAGCGCTGGAAGCAAGATGGCCGTAACGTCAGTCTACTGATTGGCGGCCCAGAAGGGCTGGCTCCGGCGTGTAAAGCCGCAGCAGAACAGAGCTGGTCGCTCTCGCCGTTGACATTACCGCATCCTTTAGTGCGCGTTCTGGTGGCTGAAAGCCTCTACCGTGCCTGGAGTATTACAACAAATCATCCTTATCACCGGGAATAA
- a CDS encoding RecT family recombinase, protein MSFNVIEFVKQQEPLFRDALTNQEVKWSKESQFAMQLFQKNDYLTKTAIANPVSAQNAIINVAAIGITLNPASRLAYLVPRDGQVCLDISYMGLLHLAQSTGSIKWGQCKLVYSNDTYESNGLDCAPTHKYNAFGERGNVVGGYCTIKTPDGDYLTEEMSLAEIKATEAISKSRIGPWKTFWEEMARKTIVKRASKYWPQRERLDNAIHVLNDTEGVHQEPIIPHTPESVIIDDENNRKQAVYDLVNDLCQKMELAQNMDELKPLFAEAFQVTRGMKLQQNVQAIYKECKAKFEVTTS, encoded by the coding sequence ATGAGTTTTAACGTTATTGAATTTGTAAAACAGCAAGAGCCTCTTTTTCGTGATGCATTAACAAATCAAGAAGTTAAATGGTCAAAAGAAAGTCAGTTTGCAATGCAACTGTTTCAAAAAAACGATTATCTGACTAAAACAGCAATTGCTAATCCAGTCAGTGCACAAAATGCGATTATTAATGTTGCAGCAATTGGCATTACTCTTAATCCCGCGAGTAGGCTTGCATATCTGGTTCCTAGGGATGGACAGGTTTGTCTTGATATCAGTTACATGGGATTACTCCATCTTGCTCAGTCAACAGGATCGATTAAATGGGGACAATGTAAACTCGTTTACTCCAATGATACTTACGAATCTAATGGGCTAGATTGTGCACCTACCCACAAATACAATGCTTTTGGCGAACGAGGAAATGTTGTTGGCGGTTATTGTACTATTAAAACTCCAGATGGGGATTATTTAACCGAAGAAATGAGCCTGGCAGAAATTAAGGCAACAGAAGCCATAAGCAAATCCAGGATTGGCCCGTGGAAAACATTTTGGGAAGAGATGGCACGTAAGACCATCGTCAAGCGAGCCAGCAAATATTGGCCCCAGCGTGAACGGCTTGATAACGCCATACATGTTCTCAACGATACCGAAGGTGTTCACCAAGAACCGATTATCCCGCATACACCAGAAAGCGTGATTATCGATGATGAAAATAATCGTAAGCAAGCAGTTTACGATTTGGTCAACGATCTGTGCCAGAAGATGGAGCTAGCACAAAACATGGATGAACTTAAACCACTTTTCGCAGAAGCATTCCAAGTTACGCGGGGAATGAAGTTACAACAGAATGTTCAGGCTATTTATAAAGAATGCAAAGCTAAATTCGAGGTTACAACATCATGA
- a CDS encoding YadA-like family protein, with protein sequence MNLKTTLTILAGFVCAVMTTSAYSSAVTLGENVAADEQSVTVGNDAKGGYYAVSIGQGATTEKANFGVAIGTESIARYAGPQGQGSVAVGTRATAEHGGLALGYGATADHGGIALGSGSVTSNSDEVNIGQRYISGVKEGISKTDAVNLGQAKALNASTLRAANARTDSQIAQEHVALTDETVARRDGDAATLKSANDYTNWRVDTLNIDTADTLRQSQTYTDTRVSESLNYTDNKFSQLNTRIERAEKRLHAGIAGVAAIASIPYVASNRFSYGVAVGNYQSANALAGGIQYKTSPNTTIRLNVSLDSSHNAALAVGVGGGW encoded by the coding sequence ATGAATTTGAAAACAACGCTAACTATCTTAGCGGGATTTGTCTGTGCTGTCATGACGACGTCTGCCTATTCCAGTGCCGTCACTCTTGGTGAGAACGTGGCGGCTGATGAGCAGAGTGTCACTGTTGGGAATGACGCAAAAGGAGGTTACTACGCAGTCTCCATCGGACAGGGTGCCACGACTGAAAAAGCCAACTTCGGCGTCGCCATAGGTACAGAGTCCATAGCACGCTATGCTGGCCCACAGGGGCAAGGTTCCGTTGCCGTTGGCACCAGGGCTACGGCTGAACATGGCGGGCTGGCGCTGGGATATGGGGCTACCGCAGATCATGGCGGTATCGCATTGGGATCTGGCTCTGTCACCTCTAACTCAGATGAAGTCAATATCGGTCAACGATACATCAGCGGCGTCAAGGAAGGGATATCAAAAACTGATGCTGTCAATCTAGGGCAAGCCAAAGCATTAAACGCATCTACACTACGTGCCGCCAATGCCCGCACTGATAGCCAGATAGCGCAAGAGCATGTAGCGCTGACGGATGAAACAGTGGCAAGGAGAGACGGGGACGCCGCGACGCTGAAATCAGCAAACGACTATACCAACTGGCGGGTCGATACCCTGAACATCGACACCGCTGACACGCTGCGCCAATCGCAGACCTACACCGATACGCGCGTCAGTGAGTCCTTAAATTACACCGACAACAAGTTCAGCCAGCTAAACACGCGTATCGAGCGGGCGGAGAAGCGCCTGCACGCCGGGATTGCGGGTGTAGCGGCGATAGCCTCGATCCCCTATGTGGCCAGCAACCGCTTTTCCTACGGCGTCGCGGTAGGAAATTACCAGTCCGCTAATGCCCTTGCAGGGGGTATCCAGTACAAAACTTCACCCAACACGACTATCCGCCTCAATGTGTCTTTGGACTCATCACACAACGCCGCTCTGGCAGTGGGTGTCGGCGGTGGATGGTAG
- a CDS encoding leucine-rich repeat domain-containing protein translates to MFDLISHLTEKGIQHTVSDNGHITVGGYLHLRGTPIPALPDGLTVGGWLDLSDTGITTLPDNLSVGGWLDLRDTPITVLPDNLSVGGWLNLSYTRITVLPDNLSVGGWLDLSGTPITTLPDGLTVGGWLDPSGTRITALPDGLTVGGDLNLHVTRITALPEGLTVGGDLYLGGTGITVLPDNLSVGGWLDLRGTRITTLPEKFTCRSLYLDPERISNIAYRKGCGRSGRTIFAAWTGKEIRIAAGCFFDTLDAFERAVDVKYTGKAADDYKQAARECVAELTEKLGK, encoded by the coding sequence ATGTTTGATTTGATTAGTCACCTTACTGAGAAAGGCATCCAGCATACCGTATCAGACAACGGGCATATCACTGTGGGCGGCTACCTCCACCTGCGCGGCACCCCCATCCCCGCACTGCCGGATGGCCTGACTGTGGGCGGCTGGCTCGACCTGAGCGACACCGGTATCACTACACTACCGGACAATCTGAGCGTCGGTGGCTGGCTCGACCTGCGCGACACCCCCATCACCGTGCTGCCGGACAATCTGAGCGTCGGTGGCTGGCTCAACCTGAGCTACACCCGCATCACCGTGCTGCCGGACAATCTGAGCGTCGGTGGCTGGCTCGACCTAAGCGGCACCCCCATCACCACGCTACCGGATGGACTAACTGTGGGCGGCTGGCTCGACCCGAGCGGCACCCGCATCACCGCCCTGCCGGATGGTCTGACTGTAGGCGGCGACCTCAACCTGCACGTTACCCGCATCACCGCGCTACCGGAAGGACTAACTGTGGGCGGCGACCTCTACCTGGGCGGCACCGGTATCACTGTGCTGCCGGACAATCTGAGCGTCGGTGGCTGGCTCGACCTGCGCGGCACCCGCATCACCACACTACCGGAAAAGTTTACCTGCCGGTCGCTCTATCTCGACCCAGAGCGTATAAGCAACATCGCATATCGCAAAGGGTGTGGCCGCTCAGGCCGCACCATCTTTGCAGCATGGACAGGCAAAGAGATCCGCATCGCTGCCGGGTGCTTTTTCGACACCCTTGATGCTTTTGAGCGGGCTGTAGACGTCAAGTATACCGGCAAGGCCGCAGACGACTATAAGCAGGCGGCGCGGGAATGTGTGGCCGAACTGACCGAAAAGCTCGGTAAATGA
- a CDS encoding tyrosine-type recombinase/integrase produces MARKRTHSRRDLPPNLYVRNNGYYCYRDPRNGKEFGLGTNKKEAVNQAIEANITLVESYSQSRLIDRLIGNNATSMLTWLDRYHEIINKRGLREKTLRDYSGRINLLKEYFVGTNLQEITTKDIAKLLNSYTDQGKAASAKLMRSTLLDIFREAIAEGMIQLNPVEATRNPRVEVKRERLSLENFLLIRQAATTLPSWIGLSMDIALLTGQRLGDIRKMKWSDIKDDKLYVEQQKTGVKLSIPLSIGLPAVDMTLNTVIEICQKINAGSETILASRKQEMLGEKTISKWFAKSRELTLLSWSGSPPSFHEIRSLSARLYTDTISGDFAQKLLGHKSAAMTEKYQDSRGSEWIEIAV; encoded by the coding sequence ATGGCAAGAAAAAGAACACACTCACGGCGCGACTTACCCCCTAACTTGTACGTAAGGAATAATGGCTATTATTGCTACCGCGATCCTAGAAATGGTAAAGAGTTCGGTCTGGGAACTAATAAAAAAGAAGCAGTAAACCAAGCGATTGAGGCTAACATAACACTGGTTGAAAGCTACAGCCAATCTAGGCTTATTGACAGGCTGATTGGCAATAATGCTACTTCCATGTTGACATGGTTAGATAGATATCACGAAATCATTAATAAACGTGGTTTAAGAGAAAAGACGCTGCGTGATTATTCAGGAAGAATAAATTTACTAAAGGAGTATTTCGTTGGCACTAATCTGCAAGAAATTACCACAAAGGATATCGCTAAATTATTGAATAGCTATACAGATCAAGGTAAAGCAGCAAGTGCTAAACTTATGAGGTCTACATTATTAGATATTTTCCGCGAAGCAATAGCAGAGGGAATGATTCAATTAAACCCAGTAGAGGCAACGCGTAACCCTCGTGTAGAGGTTAAACGTGAGAGGCTTTCGTTGGAAAACTTTCTATTGATAAGGCAAGCAGCGACTACCTTGCCTAGTTGGATAGGTCTAAGTATGGATATTGCCCTACTAACTGGGCAGCGTCTTGGCGACATAAGAAAAATGAAATGGTCTGATATAAAGGATGATAAGCTTTACGTTGAGCAACAAAAGACAGGGGTTAAACTGTCTATACCTTTATCAATCGGGTTACCAGCGGTTGACATGACACTTAACACTGTCATTGAAATATGTCAAAAAATAAACGCTGGATCTGAAACAATCCTAGCATCACGCAAGCAGGAGATGCTAGGTGAAAAGACCATTTCAAAGTGGTTTGCAAAGTCAAGAGAACTAACACTGTTAAGCTGGAGCGGAAGTCCCCCATCGTTTCATGAAATACGAAGCCTTTCAGCCAGACTATACACCGATACAATCTCTGGAGACTTTGCACAGAAACTGCTTGGACACAAATCGGCAGCAATGACGGAAAAATATCAGGACTCAAGAGGTAGCGAATGGATAGAAATAGCCGTATGA
- a CDS encoding siphovirus Gp157 family protein: protein MSKLYEIAKDYAKLMDSGLPLEIIADTIEGIEGELTDKIEQLLSIIKNERYYSDSLKQEAKSLSERASVVDNKIESIKDYIINSLETAGKKSIRAGLHQVTVRVPSKQVDIIDESLIPVEYIEYETKVKIDKLAIKHKLTNGDLVPGAKIKIGKPSLLIK, encoded by the coding sequence ATGAGCAAGCTATATGAAATCGCAAAAGATTATGCAAAACTTATGGATTCAGGACTCCCTCTAGAAATAATTGCTGACACCATTGAAGGTATCGAGGGCGAGTTAACAGATAAGATTGAACAGCTTCTGTCAATTATTAAAAACGAAAGGTATTACTCTGATTCACTGAAGCAGGAAGCAAAATCATTATCTGAACGCGCATCAGTTGTTGATAATAAAATTGAAAGCATAAAAGACTATATTATCAATTCTCTAGAGACAGCAGGTAAGAAATCAATAAGAGCGGGGCTGCATCAGGTTACGGTTCGTGTCCCTTCCAAACAGGTTGACATTATCGATGAATCATTAATACCAGTTGAATACATTGAATACGAAACGAAAGTTAAGATTGATAAACTAGCAATCAAGCACAAGCTAACCAATGGGGATCTTGTCCCCGGAGCAAAAATAAAGATTGGAAAGCCCTCGCTACTCATAAAATAA
- a CDS encoding excisionase, whose amino-acid sequence MLLTIPEFINTLPRRKSEETIRRWIRAGKIEPQPKLFGREYLILDTAILVNSSPEELARKRMQDRIFNGKKYGKKKNTLTARLTP is encoded by the coding sequence ATGCTTCTAACTATTCCAGAATTCATTAATACGTTACCAAGACGTAAGAGCGAGGAAACAATTAGGCGATGGATCAGGGCAGGCAAGATTGAACCACAGCCTAAGCTCTTTGGAAGAGAATATCTAATACTAGATACAGCCATATTAGTAAATTCATCACCTGAAGAATTAGCAAGAAAAAGGATGCAGGATCGCATTTTCAATGGGAAGAAATATGGCAAGAAAAAGAACACACTCACGGCGCGACTTACCCCCTAA